GAAGAAATCGATGATGGCAGCAAAGAAAATATTAACCAATTGCTTGAAACAACAGAAGCATTCCTCAAGAGTGACGAATACAGGACAATTGATGGAAAATCTTTCAGCGTTAAACAATCCATCGCCAAGTTTATCCAAGACAACAGCTAGCCGCAACATTTAGCCTCTTAGGCAGACTAAAAGTTTGCTGCTGCCGGTGACAATGATCTGAGATGCCGATGTGGCAATGTTGCTAGCAGCGCTATCTAGTCTTGAGCTTTTAACGCAAAGGAAGACGCAGAGGAACACCATCTTAACTTCTCTGTATCCTTTGCGTTAAACCCAAACAAAAAGACTTACTGCTCGCACATCACCTGCCGCATTTGTCGCATATTCGCCGGCAAGTCAAGGTGCATTGCCTGTTGAATGAAAATCGAAGGCACTGGAATTGAGGGAGTTGCCTGCACAGAATAAGTAATTATCGTGCCGGTGTCGCAATCTTCTAGCTTTAAATCTGCTGAAAAATCTACAAAATTTCCTTTTTCAAAGTAAAACTTGATTTGCCGATGAGAGATTTCAACGACCTTTAGATAGATTTCAGCTTGAATACTCAAAAATAAGAACGTTTTCCTGGCAACTTGGTATAAGCGTTTACTGTTTTGATTCAATTCCAATACCTGAGAGTGAGTCAGATCGGGAAAAAATTTGACCCAGCGCGGATAATCAGTTAGCTGCTGCCAAGCTTTTGAGCGCGATAAAGGTAAATACATTGAAGCAGTTACAGCACCCCCCCAAGCAGTATGAGATTGAGTTGCGATCAAAATCTCACCGCGCAAGAGTGAAGAGCGAGCAGCTTGATGCCAATCTGAAGCCATTGCTGAATCAAGATAGTCTGAAGGAGTCAGTGCAGTCATGAGGGCTACGTCCAAATGAAGCTATGCAATTAAGTCTGGAATG
The nucleotide sequence above comes from Microcoleus sp. FACHB-68. Encoded proteins:
- a CDS encoding SRPBCC family protein, producing the protein MTALTPSDYLDSAMASDWHQAARSSLLRGEILIATQSHTAWGGAVTASMYLPLSRSKAWQQLTDYPRWVKFFPDLTHSQVLELNQNSKRLYQVARKTFLFLSIQAEIYLKVVEISHRQIKFYFEKGNFVDFSADLKLEDCDTGTIITYSVQATPSIPVPSIFIQQAMHLDLPANMRQMRQVMCEQ